From Penaeus monodon isolate SGIC_2016 chromosome 6, NSTDA_Pmon_1, whole genome shotgun sequence, the proteins below share one genomic window:
- the LOC119574079 gene encoding glycine-rich cell wall structural protein 2-like — translation MRGAIIVLLLTTVAAAAQQKREAEPSGGYGHGLGHGFGYRYGFDTGYGYGHGHGLGHGHGHGHSVAFVHGGHGHGFGLGFGHGHGFGHGHGFGHGHGFGHGHGYSVVHQHGFGHGHGIGFGHGFGHGYGHGIYKREAEPGFSHGFGGHGFGGFDGHGFGGHGFGGHGFGHGGHGFGHGGFGLGHGFGHGFDHGIGHGHGHVVTHEVVHVGHGHGTRPWIWPWNWLGHGFGSRHWSWLRTWHRPWFRTLTHGSSWIRHEKEVTKDNKVSEEDSFSQTGKYILKPTHEFKTS, via the exons GGCGGCGGCGCAGCAGAAACGTGAGGCTGAACCGTCCGGAGGATACGGACACGGGCTCGGACACGGCTTTGGCTACCGCTATGGCTTTGACACCGGATATGGCTATGGTCATGGTCACGGATTAGGACACGGTCACGGCCATGGGCATTCAGTAGCGTTTGTACATGGTGGTCATGGACATGGATTCGGTTTAGGATTTGGACATGGTCATGGTTTCGGACATGGTCATGGATTTGGACATGGTCATGGTTTCGGACACGGCCATGGTTACAGTGTTGTACATCAACACGGTTTTGGCCATGGACATGGAATCGGCTTTGGCCACGGCTTCGGACACGGCTACGGCCACGGCATCTACAAGCGCGAA GCAGAACCCGGCTTTTCCCACGGCTTTGGAGGCCACGGCTTCGGCGGCTTCGACGGTCATGGTTTCGGTGGTCATGGATTCGGTGGTCATGGATTCGGACATGGTGGCCATGGATTCGGGCATGGTGGGTTTGGATTGGGCCATGGCTTTGGCCATGGATTTGATCACGGCATCGGTCACGGTCACGGCCACGTTGTCACTCATGAAGTTGTCCATGTAGGGCATGGCCACGGTACACGGCCATGGATTTGGCCATGGAATTGGCTTGGTCATGGCTTTGGGTCACGGCATTGGTCATGGCTTCGGACATGGCATCGGCCATGGTTTCGGACGTTGACGCACGGATCGTCATGGATTCGACACG AGAAAGAGGTAACTAAAGACAATAAAGTGTCTGAAGAAGATTCCTTTTCTCAAACGGGGAAGTACATCCTCAAGCCCACTCATGAATTTAAAACCTCTTAG